The SAR324 cluster bacterium genome contains the following window.
ATGGCGGTCGCGGCGGTATTGGCAATCACATTGACTCCTGCACTGGCGGTTCCTTTACTCAAAGGCAAGATCCACAGTGAAGCGCATCATCCCATCAGTCAGATTCTCCGTAAGATCTATGCGCCCTTCTGCCTGCTGGCGTTACGCTATCAGAAAATAACACTGGGAATCGCCGGGGTGTTGATGCTGAGCGTGATTCCGGTTTTCATGCAACTTGGCTCAGAATTCATGCCTCCGCTAGATGAGGGCAGTCTGTTGTACATGCCGACCGCGGTTCCCGGAATGTCGGTGGACGCAGGCATTGATATCGCTCACCGGATTGGCAAAAAACTCAAGGAAACGCCGGAAGTAGAACATGTTTTCACCAAAGTGGGCCGTTCCCGCAGTCCTACAGACCCTGCGCCGCTGTCCATGATCGAATCCGTGATCAAGCTCAAACCACAGGAGCAATGGCGGGAAGGCATGACCATGAAAAAACTCATCGGTGAGATGGATCGTGCCAGCCAGATTCCGGGAATGCCCAATATCTGGTGGATGCCCATTCAGACCCGGACTGAAATGCTGGCAACAGGCATCCGTTCCGCCCTGGGAATCAAGGTTCTGGGCACCGATCTGGCCAGTGTTGAAGCCGTGGGTCGGGAAATTGAAACCACTCTCTCTCAATTGACTGGAACCCGCAGTGCTTTTGCCGAAAGAGCCACCGGGGGGTATTTTATTGATTTTGAAATCAACCGGGAAGCCGTGTCCCGTTTCGGGATGAATGTGGAAGATGTCCTGCAGAATCTATCTGTCGCCATTGGCGGAATGAATGTGTCCTACACCGTGGAAAAGCGGGAACGTTATTCCATCAATGTGCGTTATTTCAGCGATTTCCGGCAAACCTTGCCCGATCTGGAGCGAATTCTGGTACCAACGCCGAAAGGCGCTCATATTCCCATCACCCAGCTTGTGTCCATTGTGGTCAAGACCGGCCCGCCCATGATTCGTGATGAAAACGGTAAACTCGCCAGTTTTGTGTTTGTCGATATTGATCAGGATAAAATTTCGTTGGGTGATTATGTGGAAAATGCTAAAATTCTGGTGAATGCTTCGGTCAAGCTCCCTACCGGGGTTTCGCTGGTCTGGGCGGGTCAATACGAACATCTGGCGCGCGCCAGGGAAACCTTCAAGGTGGTGGTGCCGCTGACGTTGATGCTAGTGCTGATTTTGATCTATATCAACACCGGCAATCTGACAGCAACGGTCATTGTGATGCTGGCGGTTCCCTTCAGCCTGGTGGGCGCTTTCTGGCTGATCTATCTGCTGGGTTACAACATGTCTGTCGCGGTCTGGGTCGGCATTATCGCCCTGGCCGGACTGGATGCGGAAACAGGCGTGGTGATGCTACTCTATCTGCAAATGTCCTATAAAAAATGGCGGGAAGAGGGAAAAATTCATTCCATGCAGGATTTTCACGCATGCATCATGGACGGTGCCGTTCATCGGATAAGGCCTAAAATGATGACGGCCGGTTCTACGCTGATCGGTTTGTTCCCCATCATGTGGGGGACTGGTGTGGGTGGCGATATTATGAAACGTATCGCCGCTCCAATGGTCGGGGGCATGATCACCTCCGTAATTCTGGAACTGCTGGTGTATCCCGTGATTTTTTCACTGTGGAAAAGCCGGGAAGTTCTGAAAAACTCTCAAAACGCGGAAGGTTCCGCATAAACATAATTTCTAACAGGAGATTTATGAAACTAAAAAAACACATGGCAGTTGGAATGATGGCGGGAATTATTTTTTCTTCCGGAAATGTCCTGGCACAAAGTGGACACAACATGGATCACGGCTCCATGTCCAGCGGTGAACATGACATGATGATGGCTCAATTGGGACCCGGTAAAAAATCACAATTTCTGTCAAAAAATAAAAGCTTCATGGCAAACGCCGAGAAAGTTCCACTCACTTCGGGTTGGGCACAATTTCAGGTGAAATTGACAAATTCCGCTGATAAGCCCCTGAGTTCAAAAGCCATGATTGAGGGCAAGTATGAAATGCCCGGAATGACGATGGATGATTCGCATGTGGAAGTGAAACGGATTTCTGAGGAAATGTGGGAATTGGGACTTCCGCTGTCAATGGCAGGAATGTGGAAAATTTATTTGGATATCATGGACCAGGGCAGTCAGGACCAACTGGAAATCAAATTTGTCACCAAATAATTGTTGCTGTAAATTTTCTGGTGAAGGCAACCGCTTCAAGCCATCGCGCGGTGTCATTCCGTGCTTGACACGGAATCCATCGGCGCACTCCTGGATCCCCGTTTTCACGGGGATGACATCGTGGCGGATCACAGGATTTCATCACCAAATTATTTACAGCAGAAAATAATCTGTAGAGACGCACGGATCGTGCGTCTCCTCCGTGCGTCTGTCAACAGTATACACGGATCGAACGTCGTTCTACAGCAAATCTGGAATTTGGAAGGAGTGTAATTCATGACCAACTGGTTATCTACGTTTCTGATCATCCTCTGTGTCATTCCGACTTTTCTTCAGGCAGAAACAGACCCGATTTTTTCTGGAACGGAAGTGACACTGCAACAAGTATTGGATTATGCGTTTGAACACAATCCCGGTTGGAAAGCTGGAAATTTGCGTGTGCTTCAGGCCCGGGAAAAAGTGAAGGAAGCTTCCGGGTGGGAAAATCTGAATCTCAGCATTTCTCAATTTGTCGACCCCCTTGAAACCCGTCTGGGACCCCAGGAAACCATCTTGAATTTTTCCCAGAAAATTCCCTTTTGGGGACAAACGGAATATGGTGAAAACGCCGCGAATGCCATGGTGGATTCCTCAAAATCAGGACTGGAACAGGAACGTCTCACCCTGATCACAGATATTAAAAAAACCTGGTATGATTTGTGGGAACTCCAGCAAACCCGTGAAGTGCTCCTGGAAAATCAACAGTTGCTGGAACAGATTTCTTCTCTGGGAAGTGTGGACAATACCGGCGGTGGAGGCACCCTTCGTAGTGTGCTCAAGGCGCAGACCCAGATTGGCCAGAGTGCCTATGATCTGGTGCTGGTGGAAGACCGTCTGGCCAGCACCAACATTCGCCTCAACAGTTTGATGGGACGAACCGACATGAATTTCTTTCCTCGAATCGCCAAACCGGAAACTCCTGAATTTGACGCGACTTTAACCGCTGTGCTGGACCTGGTTCAACAACATAGTCCCGAACTGAAGCAACTGGACGCGAATATCAGTAAAAGCCGTTTTGAAGCTGAACAGATGGATGCCCAAACCGCATTCCCCGGTGTCACGCTGGGAGTGAATTATTTTGTGATTGGTGAGCCTCTCAATCCGAATATGCTCGATGCGGGCAAGGACGCCTGGAACATCATGCTGGGGATCAGCATCCCCTGGGGAAATTCCAAACTGTCTTCACGGGCATCACAAGCCGAACTCGAGGCTCAGCGAACCGCAATGCTTAAGGAACATCGAAGCAACATGCTCCGGGATCAAACCTCACGGGTGTATTACAAAATCATCAATGCCCAACGTTTGAATACCTTGTTTCAGCAAACACTGTTGCCACATGCGCAAAACACACTGTCTCTTGCCGATCGAGCCTATCGAACAGGACAGGAAACATCCATGGCAGTACTGGAAGCCCGGAATGTCCTGCTCAATTTTCAGATCAGCGCCATTCGGGCGTTGGCCGATTGGCTGAGAGCGTTGGCTGAACTGGAACAACTCACAGGTAAATCACTGGCCTCTTGAAAGGGTGATTATGACAAAACGAATTTCTTCAATTAAGCGCTTTGCCCAGGGGGTGATTCTGTGGGTACTTTTCCTGAATGTGGTGGCGGTGCAAGCTTCTACAGAACAAAATTCACCCGTTTCCTTATTGACACCTGAAACCCAATGGAGCGAAGCCACGCGGAAAATCATCAACCTCCCGACAGAGCAACAGGCCTCTGCCATTGCAGAGAAACCGTTGTCCAGAGAATTGACGGTCGCGTTGATTGAGCGGCGTTCGCCTGAATTACAGGCCGCGAAAGCGCGTTGGCAGGCGACCCTTCAGCAATCATCCCAACTGGACGCGCTGATGGACACACTCGGCGTTTATGGACAATATCTCAGCACCCCCACAGGCATGGGACAGAGTAAAGCCATGATTTCCCGACAATTCCCCTATCCGGGTGTGATGACGTTGCAAAACAGGATTATTCAGGAACAGGTTCAGGTTTCGACCTGGCAATATGAGATCATGCGTCGGGATCTATGGATCAAGGCTAAAAAACGCTATCATGAAGGACAATTTCTGAAAGAACGTCTGGGACTTTTGAACCAGACTCTGGATTTGCTGGAAAATCTGCATAAAACGGTTCGTTCTTTTTACAGCACAGGAAAATCGCGTCTGATGGATTTGCTGAATGTTGAAATCCAGATTGCTCAACTCAAAGATGATGAACAGTCTGTGCAGGAAAATCTGGCTGTCTTGCAGGTCGAATTGAACGAAATGATGAATTTTCCCGCAAAATTACAATGGGAATGGATGCCGCATCCCGCCTTGAGTGAGTTTGATTTGAAGGATCAGGACGTCCCTGAAATTTCACAGGAATATCCGGAATTGAAAATTATAAAATCCCAGTGGAATCAAATGGAATCGATGGTGATTCTGGAAACAGAAGCCATCACGCCCCAATTGTCTCCAGACTGGGCGCTTCAGTCCCACACGCAGGCAACGTCCATGGATAAAGCGGCCTTGCCAATTCCTACACCATCGCCTGTTTTTGGCAACCGACAGGCCTATCTTGAAGAAATTAGTTACAAACGTGATGCCGGGAAACATGAAATTGAGGCACTGACCAACCAATTGACGGCCCAGCTTCACTCCACTGTCCGCTATCTGAATCAGGCCCGGCGGGATCTGAGAATCTTTCAGCAGACGGTTCTGCCCAAATCCCGGGAAATGGTAAAATCCGCCAATTCGGAATACGCTGTGGGAAAAATAGAATTACCCGGAGCCCTGCAATCCCAGACCAATCTGCTCAAGGTGGAAACAGAATGGTTCAAGTCCATCCAGATGCTGCGGGATCAGATCCTTGAGTATCAAAAACTGATGAATATCACACAAGCCGATTGATGGAAAATCGGAGATTAAAAACAAGAGAAAAAACCACGGTATTTCCAACCATAATTTGCTTAATTAAGGAGACATATGCCAGTATTCGGGATTCTGATGATGGGAATGATGGTGTTCATGATGAGTATGCATTTCAGCCCAATGCTTCAACAGCAAGAAAATAAAGATGGCTCAGGACAACAGCACGCCTCTTCTCCTATGATGGGAATGGTTTCAGGAAGCGGTACTCATTGTATGTCGGCACCACCGGTTCCTGCAGAAATGGCCACTCGAACCAATCCACTTGCCAAAACTCCGGAATCCGTAGCCAGGGGGGGACTTATCTTTAATGAGAACTGTGCTTCGTGTCATGGAACAGATGGCCGGGGAGATGGACCCGCCGCATCGGGATTTTCGCCCCAGCCCGCTAATTTGCTGGAACTGGCAAAAGCTCGTTCAGAGGGAGAACTGGCGTGGAGGATCAGTAATGGTTTTGGTGCCATGCCCGCATGGAAATCCGTATTGCAGGATGAGGACATCTGGCATGTCGTGAATTTTATCCAGACACTTCAGTCAATATCAGCGTCAAAGTAAATACCTGACTGAGAGCATGTTTAAAAGCCTTGATGACTTGTGGCAGGGTGTGTTAAGGACGGTCATGCTGATGGAGTGGCATTTTCCTGAATTTATCTGGGGTTGTTCTTCTTCAACAATCATCACAACTGAACGCGCTGAGGGACACACCCGGCGTGTATTATTTCGGTCACCCCCTGGAATTGGAATGATATGGATGTTGACTATAAAATTACAAAAGATGTATCCGCGGATGATGTGATTCAGTTACTGGCTGAAGAAGGCGTTTCGTGGCTTGGAACAGACACTAGCTGGGTGGAACCTTCGTTGAGAGGAGCCTATTGTTTTGTGGGCGCATACTGGAACGGGCGGCTGATCGGCATGGCTCAAGCTTTGTCGGATACGTCCTCCCATGCTTATGTGCATCAGGTGATTGTCTCAAAAAGCGTTCGAGGAAAAGGAGTGGGGAAAAAAATGGTCAGTATGCTTCTTGATTATTTGCAGGAGCAGGGAATTGACTGGATCAGACTGATTTGTGATCCCGAACTTGAAGAATTTTATGGGGATCTCCGCTTCAAAAAAACGGAGGAACTGGTCATGATTTATGAGGCCCCTGAAAAATCCTGAATTTTATTCCGCTCATTTCTGGGAGATCTGGGAATATTTTTTGTAAAACGTATTCCAGCGTTCAACCCTGCGGGCCGCTTCATTAACGGAGGTAATGATTTCACTGAGATCCAGTGGTTTTTCAAAATAATCATAGGCTCCGTTTTTCATGCATTGAATCACATTGGGCAAATTGCTGTGTGCGGTGATGATAAAAATCTGCATGATGGAATTGAGTTCCTTGATTTCTTTCAGCAGTTCAATGCCGGTCATTTCCTCCATTTGAATATCTGTAATCACCACATTGAAATAACTGTGTTCCAGAGTCGCAAGTGCTTCTTCAGCACTTTTGGCCTGACTCACATGGTGTCCCAGTTTAGTGAGTGTTTTTTCCAGAATCATGCGGATGTTTTCATCATCATCCACAACCAGAATATTGAGTTTGTTGCCGGTAGTTTTCATAATTGCCTTTTCGTCAGATGTGTAGGAGCATACCTTTAATATTCATGCTTGAAAAAGAACTTCAAGAGCATCCTGAAAAATAAATAGCCATTTTGAGGTATCCATGCACATCAAATGCCGAAAATCATGGGAAATTCCAGAATCAGAGATCACACCACATTCAGTGTACTGCAATCGTCGGACACTTCTCAAGGCCATGGGCTTTGCGGGGTCCGCAACCCTCATGTCGTCAATCTTGCAGGCGGCCACCGCAGGTTTCCCGTCCAACCCCAACAAGTCTTTTGACGATCTGGAAACAACTTCTGAAGACCTGGCCACCAGCTACAACAATTTTTATGAATTTTCCACGGACAAACAGGCAGTGAAATCGTTGTCCAGAAATTTTCAGACAGAACCATGGACCCTGGAAATTGGGGGACTCTGTGGAAAACCACAAACACTCGATGTGAATCAACTCGCCTCCTCGATTGGACTTGAACAACGGATCTATCGTTTTCGCTGTGTGGAAACATGGTCCATGGTGGTTCCGTGGGATGGCTTTCCTCTAAAAAAGATTCTGGCGCTTGCTGAACCTTCCAGTTCCGCAAAGTTTATCAAATTTTCCAGCTTCTACAGGCCTGATGAAGCCCCGGGACAAAAAAGCAAGTGGTATCCCTGGCCTTATGTGGAGGGACTCACCATGGAAGAAGCGGCCAATGAGCTGGCGTTTATTGCCACGGGAATGTATGGCAAACCCCTTCCGCCACAGAATGGCGCACCGTTGCGTCTGGTGGTTCCATGGAAATATGGCTTCAAAAGCATCAAAGCCATCACAAAAATTGAGTTTGTGGACACGATGCCGACCAGCCTGTGGATGGCACTTGCTCCTGATGAATATGGTTTTTATGCCAATGTGAACCCTGAAGTTTCCCATCCAAGATGGTCTCAGGCACAGGAAAAACCGTTAGGATCCTGGTTTGGTAAGGTTCCAACCAAAATGTTCAATGGCTATGAGCATGAAGTGGGGGGATTGTATAAGAATCTGGATCTGCGTAAGTGGTATTAGGAGCAACAAAAAAATAACTTCCTGAAGTTTTTTCAGCCTTCAGGTAAAAGGTAGCTTTTTCCTTTTACCTGACACCGTTCTGCTCGTTATATGCCTTCGGCCCAATCGCCAACAAAAGGAAGTTTCCACGCTCTTGCGAGCAATACTGAAAACATCCCCGCAAAGGAAAATATTAAAACGAGAAACGCGGATAAGCCGAAGAAAAATTGTCCAAGAACAGGAATATAGAGCGCAAATATCGCGATAACTGTCCAAAGCCACAATACGACACCTTGACGTGCGTGAAAATGAACATATTCATCATCCTTGTTCAGCAGGATTGGAATCAAACAAAAAATACCCAGATAACTTATGAACGCCAATATATACGTTCTAATTGAAAATTCGCTTTCCAAAACTTTTGTCTCAGCCATATCATCTCTTTCAATTCAAGGTTAATCATTATGCCCGGAGGGCTTTGTTTGGAAGAAGAATTATGCTCTATTCGGCCTTACTTTGACGGCTTTTCTGGTACCATAACAAAGCACCCGCAATCAAGATTATAAGTACCATAACAGGCCCCAAAGTAGCTAAACCTACTCCTGTGCCCGCAACCGCGCCCGCACCTTTGGCCGTGGATAAAGCCATCGTGCCTTTGCCTGCGGCCGCGCCTTTACCGGCCACCATGCCTTTGCCTGCGGCAACGCCTTTACCGGCCACTACGCCTTTGCCTGTGGCGGCCGCTCCGTTTCCCACTGCGCCTTTGCCTGCGATCGTGCCAGCGGCTTTTCCGGTTCCTGCGCCTTTAGCCATGGCCGTTCCACCTTTAGCGGCGGCACCATTCATTGTTTGAAACTCGATGGTACCATTCGTAGGTGGAAGTGCGCCTTTAGCCATCTCAAATTCAACAGTTCCTCTAACGGCACCGGCTTTAGCGGCACCACCTCTTGCCACATCAAATTCCAGTCCAGTGATATTTTCAACACCAGTTCCCTTAAGTATTAACGTTTGTTTGGGCATATTGCCTCCTTCAATATTTTGGTTCACCCTGGAAGATTCCGATCGAAATCGGAAACCTGATCTATTCCTGTTCAAATGACAGGAAATCACTTCTTCAAAAAGAATATATTGAGGTGATAACGATTTATAGCAAATTGAAAAAAAAAAAAAATAGAATTCTTGCTTTGAAAAAATAATTCTTGATGGGGTGGGAGAGAAACTGTCTGTCCGTCTGAAAAACTTCTTGTTGTGAGGCTTCTTTTACTTCCGTAACCTGAAGCGAATTCTGAATTACTCAACATCCGGGATCATTGAGTTGTCCTTTTATCGGACAGGATTTTTCTAGAGCAAAAGTCACAAAAAATCAAAATCCTTAAAAGTTGTTTTTTATTACGAATTCGTTAAAAATTTTTACGGGCTGTTATGTCTTCGGCCACAATATTTTCTGGTTACGAACGTCCCGTTCGTAAGCGTTCCATGACCCACCCTCGGGTGGGTGCGAAGCTCTGCTTCGCCTGGTGGATAACGTGCCCCTTGGGACGTTGGGCACGAGCAAAATACCCTTTCGAAGACGGTAGCATCGGGTTACGTCCCGATGAAATTCCACGGTTTGTCACCTTCCCCGGGACGTAACCCGGGGCTACCGTTCCAGGCATCGTCCTGTCCGGTTTGCGCTACTCACTGGCGAAACGATGACTATAGCCGCCTAAATAATTTTTCAATTGAGTATCCATGATGAAACTTGATACAAACAGATATTCCCGGGTTTCGTCAAACTATCTTTGAGAAATATATTTTATGTCTGATCAGGAAAAACAGCGCGAAGAGCAATTATTACGACAGTTCAAACGGTTGGATTCATTTCTTCATGACAATACCCTCAGGTTTGAAGAAGAATTTGATACGCACAACAAGGCTCTCAAAAAAGCCCGCGATGACATCCGTGAACAGGAAGATGAGCAGGAAAACAAGCTCGTTTCCAGGGAATTACGGCATCTCAATTCCATTCGAAATAGCACTGAGGCCATGAAATCAGCCAGAGAAATTGACGCCGAGGATGGCATCACCAACCGGATCCACATGATGACCATTGTTCTTGCACGGATGTCCAACCCGAAACTGTTTCAGTTGCTGATTCAAAAACGATTGAATATCACAGATCTCGAGCATCTGACCTTTGTTCAAATGCCCCATGAAGTGGATGCCATCCTGTTCATCACGAATCCGTTGTTGATCTTTGAATTGCTGGTGGATCTGATGAAGTTCAGGGAAAAACACAAAGGCTTTATTTTCATGTATCTTTCCAATCGCATCGCCCGCTGGTTGTTCTGCTTCACACGTTTTCTGATAGACTATGATGAACTGGAACGAATGGTTCGCCTGACGTTTCTGCATGAAAAAAGGTTCACACCCTTCAAACAACAATTTTTGAAGGTGGTTCAACAACTATGTGAAGACACCCGCAAACAGGTTGAAAGTCGGCAAAAGCCACTATTTCACAATGATTTACGTCGACTGTATATGTTGCTGACCCATGCGCTGTTTATTGCCTGCCGGGAAGGAATTGCCGTTCAAACTGAGATTAAATCAGCTTTGACTGAACTGGTTCCCCGCTTGAATTTTGACAACAAGGCGCTGACCGATGATGGGGAATATCATGAATTTTCTATCCATCACCTGGGGATTCCAACGCTCAAGGATTCCTTTCTGGAACAGTTTGAACGTCTCAAACAACAGGATATGGTCTACACGCTGGAGTTTCTTGGTTATCTGCATCCTGCGGATCGACAACTGATCCTGAGTTTTCAATACCGACAGTCCAGATCTTATATTTTGCGGTTGCTTGCGCGGTTGAAACAGGAATATCAGCAACATCAGGGCACCCCGCCTGTGCATTATCATCAGATCACTGAAACCCTTCATCAACTGATCAATTATCAGGAACTGCTCTCTGATCCTGAAGTCGATCAGTCCCTGGTCAAAGTTATGTTTCCGGAGGGACAACTGGCTATGGGTGGAACAATTCCGTTGGGAAGCAATCTCAACATTCCCCAATCCCCCCTGCCTGAGTTTATTCCGTCCAAAGAAATTTTTGACGCGTTTTATTT
Protein-coding sequences here:
- a CDS encoding GNAT family N-acetyltransferase, coding for MDVDYKITKDVSADDVIQLLAEEGVSWLGTDTSWVEPSLRGAYCFVGAYWNGRLIGMAQALSDTSSHAYVHQVIVSKSVRGKGVGKKMVSMLLDYLQEQGIDWIRLICDPELEEFYGDLRFKKTEELVMIYEAPEKS
- a CDS encoding TolC family protein; translation: MTKRISSIKRFAQGVILWVLFLNVVAVQASTEQNSPVSLLTPETQWSEATRKIINLPTEQQASAIAEKPLSRELTVALIERRSPELQAAKARWQATLQQSSQLDALMDTLGVYGQYLSTPTGMGQSKAMISRQFPYPGVMTLQNRIIQEQVQVSTWQYEIMRRDLWIKAKKRYHEGQFLKERLGLLNQTLDLLENLHKTVRSFYSTGKSRLMDLLNVEIQIAQLKDDEQSVQENLAVLQVELNEMMNFPAKLQWEWMPHPALSEFDLKDQDVPEISQEYPELKIIKSQWNQMESMVILETEAITPQLSPDWALQSHTQATSMDKAALPIPTPSPVFGNRQAYLEEISYKRDAGKHEIEALTNQLTAQLHSTVRYLNQARRDLRIFQQTVLPKSREMVKSANSEYAVGKIELPGALQSQTNLLKVETEWFKSIQMLRDQILEYQKLMNITQAD
- the msrP gene encoding protein-methionine-sulfoxide reductase catalytic subunit MsrP, which translates into the protein MHIKCRKSWEIPESEITPHSVYCNRRTLLKAMGFAGSATLMSSILQAATAGFPSNPNKSFDDLETTSEDLATSYNNFYEFSTDKQAVKSLSRNFQTEPWTLEIGGLCGKPQTLDVNQLASSIGLEQRIYRFRCVETWSMVVPWDGFPLKKILALAEPSSSAKFIKFSSFYRPDEAPGQKSKWYPWPYVEGLTMEEAANELAFIATGMYGKPLPPQNGAPLRLVVPWKYGFKSIKAITKIEFVDTMPTSLWMALAPDEYGFYANVNPEVSHPRWSQAQEKPLGSWFGKVPTKMFNGYEHEVGGLYKNLDLRKWY
- a CDS encoding TolC family protein, yielding MTNWLSTFLIILCVIPTFLQAETDPIFSGTEVTLQQVLDYAFEHNPGWKAGNLRVLQAREKVKEASGWENLNLSISQFVDPLETRLGPQETILNFSQKIPFWGQTEYGENAANAMVDSSKSGLEQERLTLITDIKKTWYDLWELQQTREVLLENQQLLEQISSLGSVDNTGGGGTLRSVLKAQTQIGQSAYDLVLVEDRLASTNIRLNSLMGRTDMNFFPRIAKPETPEFDATLTAVLDLVQQHSPELKQLDANISKSRFEAEQMDAQTAFPGVTLGVNYFVIGEPLNPNMLDAGKDAWNIMLGISIPWGNSKLSSRASQAELEAQRTAMLKEHRSNMLRDQTSRVYYKIINAQRLNTLFQQTLLPHAQNTLSLADRAYRTGQETSMAVLEARNVLLNFQISAIRALADWLRALAELEQLTGKSLAS
- a CDS encoding efflux RND transporter permease subunit; protein product: MIEAIIKGCVKHWVIILVGTVAITFLSIRAVERTPLDAIPDLSDIQVIVYTEWMGRSPDLMEDQVTYPIVTALMGAPKVRYVRGQSFLGLSFVNVIFEDGTDLYWARSRVMEYMNSARSRLPDGVSPELGPDATGVGWVYQYALEDTTGKRSLADLRSLQDWVIQYDLKSVSGVAEVASIGGYVKQYQVNLDPNKLMAYNINIKQVMQAVQKSNIDTGARVIEVAGAEHFIRGRGYIKNPADLEMATVAEVQGTPIFIRDLGTVSIGSDIRRGAADLDGMGETVGGIVIIRWGENALKVIEKVKARLEQLQKSLPEGVKIVPVYDRSELIDKAIENLIEKLAEELIVVSLVIMIFLWHFRSALIAVIPLPIAVLISFIPMGMTGLTANLMSLSGIAIAIGAMVDASIILVENAHKRLEEWEEQGKPGDRLTVIANAMAEMGRPLFFSLLVITISFFPVFALTGQEGRLFRPLALTKTFSMAVAAVLAITLTPALAVPLLKGKIHSEAHHPISQILRKIYAPFCLLALRYQKITLGIAGVLMLSVIPVFMQLGSEFMPPLDEGSLLYMPTAVPGMSVDAGIDIAHRIGKKLKETPEVEHVFTKVGRSRSPTDPAPLSMIESVIKLKPQEQWREGMTMKKLIGEMDRASQIPGMPNIWWMPIQTRTEMLATGIRSALGIKVLGTDLASVEAVGREIETTLSQLTGTRSAFAERATGGYFIDFEINREAVSRFGMNVEDVLQNLSVAIGGMNVSYTVEKRERYSINVRYFSDFRQTLPDLERILVPTPKGAHIPITQLVSIVVKTGPPMIRDENGKLASFVFVDIDQDKISLGDYVENAKILVNASVKLPTGVSLVWAGQYEHLARARETFKVVVPLTLMLVLILIYINTGNLTATVIVMLAVPFSLVGAFWLIYLLGYNMSVAVWVGIIALAGLDAETGVVMLLYLQMSYKKWREEGKIHSMQDFHACIMDGAVHRIRPKMMTAGSTLIGLFPIMWGTGVGGDIMKRIAAPMVGGMITSVILELLVYPVIFSLWKSREVLKNSQNAEGSA
- a CDS encoding response regulator, which codes for MKTTGNKLNILVVDDDENIRMILEKTLTKLGHHVSQAKSAEEALATLEHSYFNVVITDIQMEEMTGIELLKEIKELNSIMQIFIITAHSNLPNVIQCMKNGAYDYFEKPLDLSEIITSVNEAARRVERWNTFYKKYSQISQK
- a CDS encoding cytochrome c, which gives rise to MPVFGILMMGMMVFMMSMHFSPMLQQQENKDGSGQQHASSPMMGMVSGSGTHCMSAPPVPAEMATRTNPLAKTPESVARGGLIFNENCASCHGTDGRGDGPAASGFSPQPANLLELAKARSEGELAWRISNGFGAMPAWKSVLQDEDIWHVVNFIQTLQSISASK